One genomic segment of Clostridium saccharoperbutylacetonicum N1-4(HMT) includes these proteins:
- a CDS encoding galactose ABC transporter substrate-binding protein, translated as MKISKRLLSIFTIVFFIISMIVGFINIKVKAEGVLFREKPVKIAVFLYNFKDTYISLVRENFEEIQKNNQGQVEFSFYDGKNDQKEQDDELDIVLEGGNADLIFLNLVDTNTTMEAINKIKAKNLPVILFNREPVDINAIKSYSKAYFVGTNAAEAGKMQGKIIIDEWNSNKNMDRNGDNVLQYVMLMGEEGNIEAIERTRYSVSTIKSAGIEIQELAIKVCDWNRENARRAMEEIYLLFGNRIEAVISNNDEMAIGAIETLQKNGYNKGDKTITIPVVGVDATPEARKLIQEKIMTGSVIQDPHIMAEVIYKMGMNLVLEKKPLDGIPYSFDDTDVAVRLPYHEYKG; from the coding sequence AGATATCAAAAAGATTATTATCAATCTTTACAATTGTATTTTTCATTATTTCCATGATAGTAGGATTTATTAATATTAAAGTAAAGGCAGAAGGAGTTTTATTTAGAGAAAAACCAGTTAAAATAGCGGTATTTTTATATAATTTCAAAGATACATATATTTCTTTAGTTCGTGAAAATTTTGAAGAAATACAAAAAAATAACCAAGGACAAGTTGAGTTTTCATTTTATGATGGAAAAAATGATCAGAAAGAACAAGATGATGAACTTGATATAGTACTTGAAGGGGGAAATGCTGATCTCATATTTTTAAATTTAGTAGATACTAATACAACAATGGAGGCTATTAATAAAATTAAGGCTAAGAATTTACCTGTTATTTTATTTAATAGAGAGCCAGTTGATATAAATGCAATTAAATCATATAGCAAAGCGTATTTTGTAGGAACAAATGCAGCTGAAGCTGGGAAAATGCAAGGAAAAATTATAATAGATGAATGGAATTCAAATAAGAATATGGATAGAAATGGTGATAATGTGCTTCAATATGTAATGTTGATGGGGGAAGAAGGTAATATTGAGGCAATTGAAAGAACAAGATATTCTGTTTCTACAATTAAAAGTGCTGGAATCGAAATTCAGGAACTTGCTATTAAGGTATGTGATTGGAATAGAGAAAATGCAAGAAGGGCTATGGAAGAAATATATTTACTATTTGGAAATAGAATAGAGGCAGTAATTTCAAATAATGATGAAATGGCAATAGGTGCTATCGAAACCTTACAGAAAAATGGATATAATAAAGGCGACAAAACGATTACTATTCCTGTAGTAGGAGTTGATGCTACACCAGAAGCCAGAAAGTTAATTCAGGAAAAAATCATGACAGGTTCTGTTATTCAGGATCCGCATATTATGGCTGAAGTAATATATAAAATGGGAATGAATCTTGTTTTGGAGAAAAAACCACTTGATGGGATACCATATTCCTTTGATGATACTGATGTAGCAGTTAGATTACCATATCATGAATATAAAGGTTAA
- a CDS encoding galactose ABC transporter substrate-binding protein, translating into MKIFKEISLFIVTFILLLHSIENSSYASPNIPTQKTIKVGVFLVDLSNVFNSDLKKSLGELQKESGDKIQFTIFDGKANQSVQNADISKELNSGFDVFVVAPISSNEYEVSDALNKIITAKHPLILFFPTTSSLTNIVKSYPASVIIVGDTEQGGNLEGELLADEWKSHKNTLDKNKDNTIQYIMLKGPSNNLLTLDRSKYPISALNNAGIKTEELFSTFCNWQRDCAKTAIESEFLTFNGKIEAIISNNDNMAIGAIEALQKYGFNKGDSSKYIPVVGLGGAPEAKKLIDQGFMTGTVVQDSKLHAKAIYEVAINLASGRSPIDDTDYKFDGTGITIKIPYYNYAK; encoded by the coding sequence ATGAAAATATTTAAAGAAATTTCACTATTTATTGTAACTTTTATATTACTATTGCATAGTATTGAAAATAGTTCATATGCAAGCCCAAACATTCCTACTCAAAAAACAATTAAGGTAGGAGTCTTCTTAGTCGACCTTAGTAATGTGTTTAATTCTGATTTAAAAAAGAGCTTAGGAGAACTTCAAAAAGAAAGTGGAGATAAAATCCAATTCACTATTTTTGATGGAAAAGCAAATCAATCTGTTCAAAATGCAGATATTTCTAAAGAACTTAACTCAGGTTTTGATGTTTTTGTAGTGGCTCCTATCAGTTCCAATGAATACGAAGTCAGCGATGCTCTTAATAAAATAATTACAGCGAAACACCCATTAATTTTATTTTTCCCTACTACATCTTCATTAACAAACATTGTTAAATCTTATCCTGCATCTGTTATTATAGTTGGTGACACTGAACAAGGTGGAAATTTAGAAGGTGAACTCCTAGCTGATGAATGGAAGTCTCATAAGAACACTTTAGATAAAAATAAAGATAATACAATTCAATATATCATGTTAAAAGGTCCATCCAACAATCTCTTAACACTTGACAGAAGTAAGTATCCTATTAGTGCACTTAATAATGCTGGAATAAAAACTGAGGAGCTTTTCTCAACTTTTTGTAATTGGCAAAGAGATTGTGCAAAGACAGCAATTGAGTCAGAGTTCTTGACTTTTAATGGTAAAATCGAAGCAATAATTTCCAATAATGATAATATGGCCATAGGTGCAATTGAAGCACTTCAAAAGTATGGATTCAACAAAGGTGACAGTTCAAAATATATTCCTGTTGTTGGGCTTGGTGGTGCACCTGAAGCCAAGAAATTAATTGATCAAGGTTTTATGACAGGTACAGTTGTTCAAGACTCTAAACTTCATGCAAAGGCAATTTATGAGGTAGCAATCAATCTAGCATCTGGAAGAAGTCCTATTGATGACACTGATTATAAATTCGACGGAACAGGCATTACAATTAAAATACCTTATTATAATTATGCTAAATAA
- a CDS encoding aspartyl-phosphate phosphatase Spo0E family protein, whose translation MEKVKVINQKICEMRQALLDLINEKPTLIDQEVVTASQELDKALNEYNNLLNKVDK comes from the coding sequence ATGGAGAAAGTGAAAGTAATCAATCAAAAGATTTGTGAAATGAGACAAGCTTTGCTAGATTTAATCAACGAAAAACCAACTCTGATAGATCAAGAAGTTGTCACAGCAAGTCAGGAACTTGATAAAGCTTTGAATGAGTATAATAATTTACTTAACAAAGTAGACAAGTAG
- a CDS encoding galactose ABC transporter substrate-binding protein — translation MKIFKTLFLFLIIIIVTIMSLSYTKIHANSQVIPKKQIKTAVLLFTFDDPYISLVRKGLEEIQNKNTSSVNFTFYDGKRNQEIQNTLLDSVLQSDYDLLLLNLVSLDQGTIESVIYKAKQKNIPIILFNTVPFEISPIKSYNKALVISTDAIQSGILQGNLVVNKWNSSKNDIDRNGDNILQYIMLTGPENITVTIARSLYSISTINQSGIKTQEILSKTCNWDEKCAEDSIKLLFLSYGKNIEAIISNNDAMAIGAINALQSYGYNKGDNSTYIPVFGIDGIPEAIDLIDRGIMSGTVSQDPNQTAEALYVVGMNLANNLNPLQGTNYKFDETGVTINMPYHEYIPRKQ, via the coding sequence ATGAAAATATTCAAAACTCTATTCTTATTTCTCATTATAATTATAGTGACTATCATGTCACTATCTTATACTAAGATACATGCTAATTCACAGGTTATTCCAAAAAAACAAATTAAAACTGCTGTATTATTATTTACTTTTGATGATCCTTATATTTCTTTAGTTCGTAAAGGACTAGAAGAAATTCAAAATAAAAACACTAGTAGTGTCAATTTTACATTTTATGATGGTAAAAGAAATCAGGAGATACAAAATACTCTTTTAGATTCTGTTCTTCAAAGTGATTATGATCTATTGTTATTAAACTTAGTCAGTTTAGATCAAGGTACAATTGAATCAGTTATCTACAAAGCAAAGCAAAAAAATATTCCAATAATATTATTTAATACAGTACCATTTGAAATAAGTCCTATTAAATCTTATAATAAAGCTCTAGTTATATCGACTGATGCTATTCAATCAGGTATTTTACAAGGCAATCTTGTTGTAAATAAATGGAATTCAAGCAAAAATGATATTGATAGGAATGGAGATAATATATTGCAATATATTATGCTAACTGGTCCAGAGAATATTACAGTGACAATTGCAAGAAGTTTATATTCTATTTCAACCATTAATCAATCTGGAATAAAAACTCAAGAAATTCTATCCAAGACTTGTAATTGGGATGAGAAATGTGCAGAAGATTCCATTAAACTGCTATTTTTAAGCTATGGAAAAAATATAGAAGCGATAATTTCAAATAATGATGCTATGGCCATAGGTGCTATTAATGCATTACAATCATATGGCTACAATAAAGGAGATAACTCAACATATATTCCTGTTTTCGGGATTGACGGAATACCAGAAGCTATAGATTTAATTGATAGAGGAATTATGTCAGGTACTGTATCACAAGATCCAAATCAAACAGCTGAAGCTCTTTATGTTGTAGGAATGAATTTAGCTAATAATTTAAACCCGCTTCAAGGTACAAATTATAAATTTGATGAAACTGGGGTTACAATTAATATGCCTTATCATGAATATATACCACGTAAACAGTAA
- a CDS encoding hemerythrin domain-containing protein, protein MDGINLMIEEHKNIKRMLLVIRKACLGIMNGKEIDYADFERIIDFVRNYADNHHHGKEEKLLFNRMVEEIGGPAEKLVKFGMLVEHDLGRFHIKELEEALTKVKLGDADAKLDVIASAIGYANLLNRHIDKEDNVAYPFAKRELCSDTLNKVNMECEAFEEDMSKNGVQDKYIKLLESLEEKYN, encoded by the coding sequence ATGGATGGAATTAACTTAATGATTGAAGAGCATAAAAATATAAAGAGAATGTTGCTAGTAATTAGAAAAGCGTGTCTTGGTATTATGAATGGAAAAGAAATTGATTATGCTGATTTTGAAAGAATAATAGATTTTGTAAGAAATTATGCTGATAATCACCATCATGGTAAGGAAGAAAAACTCCTGTTTAATAGAATGGTTGAAGAAATTGGTGGACCAGCTGAAAAGTTAGTAAAATTCGGAATGCTTGTAGAACATGATTTGGGTAGATTCCATATCAAAGAACTTGAAGAGGCACTTACAAAGGTTAAGCTAGGTGATGCTGATGCAAAACTTGATGTAATAGCTTCAGCTATAGGATATGCTAATCTTCTAAATAGACATATAGATAAAGAAGATAATGTTGCATATCCTTTTGCAAAGAGAGAACTTTGCAGTGATACCTTAAATAAAGTTAATATGGAATGTGAAGCTTTTGAAGAAGATATGTCAAAAAACGGAGTTCAAGACAAGTATATTAAATTATTAGAATCACTTGAAGAAAAATATAATTAA
- a CDS encoding DUF1540 domain-containing protein, with the protein MKPEKMSSPNTGIKCVVNTCHYYMSGDHCTAQQIEVQPKNAHDTQETDCATFMPENQGL; encoded by the coding sequence ATGAAACCAGAAAAAATGAGTTCACCTAATACAGGAATCAAATGTGTTGTTAACACATGTCACTATTATATGTCAGGAGATCATTGTACTGCACAACAAATAGAGGTACAGCCAAAAAATGCACATGATACTCAAGAAACAGATTGTGCTACATTTATGCCTGAAAATCAAGGTTTATAA
- a CDS encoding (2Fe-2S)-binding protein: MDNHEIICSCMNVSVQDLKDAIKNGAKSFEEVQEVTNVGTGCGGCVENVKDLIEELLEK, encoded by the coding sequence ATGGATAACCATGAGATAATATGTTCATGTATGAATGTTTCGGTACAAGATTTAAAAGATGCCATAAAAAATGGGGCAAAATCTTTTGAGGAAGTACAAGAAGTTACTAATGTTGGCACTGGCTGTGGTGGCTGTGTTGAAAATGTTAAAGATTTAATTGAGGAATTATTAGAAAAATAA
- a CDS encoding PHP domain-containing protein has translation MIDLHIHTTSSDGSDEPKKILIEAQKAGLKYISITDHDSIGAYRKLNDINIHDYFDGEIIPGCEFSVVHNGTPIEVLGYGINLEKINSLGIVSDEKFLERENTYLRKMMEVCRNLGIKYSESLSINGKYFATQTMHADIKKYPENEKFFSKEIWDKLNAFYRTCVNNPDSPFFLDQTKSYLTVPEVAALIHKAGGKAFLAHLYGYYTNNHEEFLNSIVSLNALDGIECYHSLHSLEKTRRKHFWN, from the coding sequence ATGATTGATTTACATATTCATACCACTTCATCAGATGGTTCTGATGAACCTAAGAAAATTCTAATTGAGGCACAAAAAGCAGGTTTAAAATATATTTCCATTACCGATCATGATTCAATTGGTGCTTATAGAAAACTTAACGATATTAACATACATGATTATTTCGATGGCGAAATTATACCTGGGTGTGAATTTTCAGTTGTACATAATGGTACACCAATTGAGGTATTGGGATATGGTATAAATTTGGAGAAAATAAATTCTCTTGGCATAGTTTCTGATGAAAAGTTTCTGGAAAGAGAAAATACTTATCTTAGAAAAATGATGGAAGTATGCAGGAACCTTGGAATTAAATATAGTGAAAGTTTATCAATTAATGGAAAATATTTTGCAACACAAACAATGCATGCAGATATAAAAAAATATCCTGAAAATGAAAAATTCTTTTCTAAAGAAATATGGGATAAACTTAATGCCTTTTATAGAACTTGTGTAAATAATCCTGATAGCCCATTCTTTCTTGATCAAACTAAAAGTTATCTTACAGTTCCAGAAGTGGCTGCTTTAATACATAAGGCTGGAGGTAAAGCTTTCCTTGCTCATTTATACGGATATTATACCAATAACCATGAAGAATTTCTAAATTCAATAGTTTCTTTAAATGCTCTCGATGGAATAGAATGTTACCACTCTCTCCACTCACTTGAAAAAACTAGGAGAAAGCATTTCTGGAATTAA
- a CDS encoding sulfate ABC transporter substrate-binding protein, producing the protein MKKNKGAILVICIILFVGIFVSLNKSTKSNAADRKSKVELLNVSYDPTREFYSEFNASFSQYWKQKTGQDVSVDQSHGGSGAQARSVSQGLDADIVTLALGNDIDQISKTGLIKKDWQNQFNENSAPYTSTIVFLVRKGNPKNIRDWDDLIKNDVSVITPNPKTSGGARWNYLAAWAYAAHRNNGDQEAAKDFVSKLYSNVKVLDSGARAATTTFVQRKMGDVLIAWENEAYLALNKLGKDEFEIITPSLSILAEPPVAIVDEVVDRKGTREVAKAYLDYLYSKEGQEIAAQNYYRPRDKEVAEEYKGNFQDINLVTVDKEFGGWAKAQTTHFADGGTFDQIYKP; encoded by the coding sequence GTGAAAAAAAATAAGGGGGCTATATTAGTAATTTGTATTATTTTATTTGTTGGTATTTTTGTTAGTTTAAACAAATCGACAAAAAGTAATGCAGCTGATAGGAAATCAAAGGTTGAACTTTTAAATGTATCTTATGATCCTACAAGAGAATTTTATTCTGAATTTAATGCGAGTTTTTCACAATATTGGAAACAAAAAACTGGGCAGGATGTGTCTGTAGATCAATCACATGGTGGGTCAGGAGCGCAGGCAAGATCAGTTAGTCAAGGTTTAGATGCTGATATTGTTACACTGGCACTTGGAAATGATATTGATCAGATTAGTAAAACAGGTCTCATAAAGAAAGATTGGCAAAATCAATTTAATGAAAATAGTGCGCCATATACATCTACAATTGTTTTTCTTGTGAGAAAAGGAAATCCAAAGAATATAAGAGATTGGGATGATTTAATAAAAAATGATGTTTCAGTCATAACACCAAATCCAAAGACTTCAGGTGGAGCTAGATGGAATTACTTGGCTGCATGGGCTTATGCAGCACACAGAAATAATGGGGATCAAGAAGCAGCAAAGGATTTTGTTTCAAAATTATATAGTAATGTTAAAGTATTGGATTCAGGTGCTAGAGCAGCAACAACAACTTTTGTGCAGAGAAAAATGGGGGATGTGCTTATAGCTTGGGAAAATGAAGCATATTTAGCGCTCAATAAACTTGGAAAAGACGAGTTTGAAATAATAACACCTTCACTTAGCATTTTAGCTGAACCACCAGTTGCTATTGTTGATGAGGTAGTTGATAGGAAAGGTACGCGTGAGGTAGCTAAAGCTTATTTAGATTACTTGTATAGTAAAGAAGGTCAAGAAATCGCAGCACAAAATTATTATAGACCTAGAGATAAGGAAGTGGCTGAAGAATACAAAGGTAACTTTCAAGATATTAACCTAGTTACAGTGGATAAGGAGTTTGGAGGATGGGCTAAAGCTCAGACAACACATTTTGCTGATGGGGGGACTTTTGATCAAATATACAAACCTTAA
- the cysT gene encoding sulfate ABC transporter permease subunit CysT → MGRSKRVIPGFGITMGFSLLYLGLIVLIPLSILVMKGAGIGIGSFFNIIFQERVLHGYWVSFMCALIAGASNSVFGIILAWVLVRYDFPLKRFVDGLIDLPFALPTAVAGIALTSLYSENGLIGQYLYSLGIKSAFSLFGITIALIFAGIPFVVRTIQPVLEDLDNQYEEAALMLGASKISIFFKVIFPEILPPLLAGFGLAFARGVGEYGSVVFIAGNMPMKTEIAPLLIMSKLEQYDYNGATAIALGMLLISFLILFSINVIQWRLNKVKLI, encoded by the coding sequence ATGGGGAGGAGCAAAAGGGTGATTCCTGGCTTTGGAATTACTATGGGTTTTAGTCTTTTGTATTTGGGGCTTATCGTATTAATTCCTTTATCTATACTAGTTATGAAGGGAGCAGGAATTGGAATAGGGAGTTTTTTTAACATTATATTTCAAGAAAGAGTTTTGCATGGATATTGGGTAAGTTTCATGTGTGCGCTGATTGCGGGAGCATCAAATAGTGTATTTGGAATAATTCTTGCTTGGGTTCTAGTAAGATATGATTTTCCATTAAAAAGGTTTGTTGACGGTTTAATTGATTTACCCTTTGCATTACCGACGGCAGTTGCTGGTATAGCTCTTACAAGTTTATATTCTGAAAATGGACTAATAGGACAGTATTTATACTCATTAGGAATAAAGTCAGCATTTTCATTATTTGGAATTACAATTGCACTTATTTTTGCAGGAATTCCTTTTGTTGTACGAACTATTCAGCCTGTATTAGAAGATTTGGATAATCAATATGAAGAAGCAGCACTAATGCTTGGAGCAAGCAAAATAAGCATATTTTTTAAAGTAATATTTCCAGAAATTCTTCCACCTCTGCTAGCTGGATTTGGACTTGCCTTTGCAAGAGGTGTTGGTGAATATGGAAGTGTGGTTTTTATTGCAGGGAATATGCCTATGAAAACAGAAATAGCCCCACTTTTAATTATGTCTAAGCTTGAACAGTATGATTATAATGGAGCGACTGCAATAGCATTAGGAATGTTGCTTATATCATTCTTAATATTATTTTCAATTAACGTAATTCAATGGAGATTAAATAAGGTTAAGCTGATATAA
- the cysW gene encoding sulfate ABC transporter permease subunit CysW, translated as MESRLNQKENNIIKYTLITISILFLILMLIIPLITIISGAMSEGVRVYIKAVSDNYTLKAIKLTFVATIVSVAFNTLFGLCAAWVMTKFKFKGKNLLGTFIDLPFAISPVVVGLLLVLTFGRGSILGDFLKNYDIRIIFTTYGIVLATMFVTFPFVTREIIPLMNTQGTDEEEAAAMMGASGFYIFRKITLPNIKWGLIYGIILCTARAMGEFGAVSVVSGHIAGRTNTLPLHVEVLYNDYQYAAAFAVASILVIIAVIILILRNFVEWKSKKEG; from the coding sequence ATGGAAAGCAGGTTAAATCAAAAAGAAAATAATATTATTAAATACACGTTGATAACTATAAGTATTTTATTTTTAATCCTAATGTTAATAATACCACTAATAACTATAATTTCAGGTGCTATGTCTGAAGGTGTGAGGGTTTATATTAAAGCAGTATCAGATAATTATACTTTGAAAGCTATAAAGCTTACTTTTGTAGCTACAATAGTTTCTGTAGCATTTAACACTCTATTTGGTTTATGTGCAGCATGGGTAATGACTAAGTTTAAATTTAAAGGGAAAAATTTACTTGGAACCTTTATAGATTTGCCTTTCGCAATTTCTCCAGTAGTAGTTGGATTATTACTTGTATTAACATTTGGAAGAGGAAGTATATTAGGGGATTTTTTGAAAAATTATGATATAAGAATAATTTTTACAACTTATGGAATTGTTCTGGCTACGATGTTTGTAACATTTCCATTTGTAACAAGAGAAATAATACCATTAATGAATACTCAAGGAACCGATGAAGAAGAAGCAGCAGCAATGATGGGTGCAAGTGGATTTTATATTTTTAGAAAAATAACTCTACCTAATATAAAATGGGGACTTATATACGGAATAATTCTTTGTACAGCAAGAGCTATGGGAGAATTTGGAGCGGTATCAGTAGTATCAGGGCATATAGCAGGAAGGACAAATACTTTGCCACTGCATGTAGAGGTTCTATATAATGATTATCAATATGCAGCTGCATTTGCAGTAGCTTCTATCTTAGTAATTATTGCAGTGATTATTCTTATATTAAGAAATTTTGTCGAGTGGAAAAGTAAAAAGGAGGGCTAA
- a CDS encoding sulfate/molybdate ABC transporter ATP-binding protein, giving the protein MYVELKNVNKTFADFKASDNVNFKIEQGKLIGLLGPSGSGKTTILRMIAGLETPDSGDIIINGEKVNDVEPGKRGIGFVFQSYALFRHMTVYDNVAFGLVIQKAKKDEIQKRVMELIELIGLKGLEKRYPGQLSGGQRQRVAFARALAPNPKLLLLDEPFAAIDAKVRKELRSWLRETISKLGITSIFVTHDQDEAVEVADEIIITNKGKIEQKGTPVEIYKNPKTPFVAQFIGESNLIEDYTKLKGFEDDVRETKAIVRPEFIQLAKNDSEILTPLAAEKGIVKGTAFRGSNIEVDVQIGEQLLSGYRSLEEEPLKIGEEVLVLIHRVYAFNDKNAKVIENKIKTQEMSVFI; this is encoded by the coding sequence ATGTATGTTGAGCTGAAAAATGTAAATAAAACATTTGCAGATTTTAAAGCGTCTGATAATGTTAACTTTAAAATAGAGCAAGGCAAATTAATAGGGCTTTTAGGTCCAAGTGGAAGTGGAAAAACTACAATACTTAGGATGATTGCTGGCCTTGAAACTCCAGATAGCGGTGACATTATTATAAATGGGGAAAAAGTTAATGATGTTGAACCAGGAAAAAGAGGCATTGGGTTTGTGTTTCAAAGTTATGCTTTATTTAGACATATGACAGTATATGATAATGTAGCATTTGGACTTGTAATACAAAAAGCTAAAAAGGATGAAATACAGAAAAGAGTTATGGAGCTTATAGAACTTATTGGACTTAAAGGGCTTGAAAAAAGATATCCTGGCCAATTATCTGGAGGACAGAGACAGCGTGTAGCTTTTGCACGAGCCCTTGCACCAAATCCAAAATTATTATTATTAGATGAACCTTTTGCTGCCATAGATGCAAAGGTTAGAAAAGAACTTCGAAGCTGGCTTAGAGAAACCATATCCAAGCTTGGAATTACAAGTATCTTTGTAACCCATGATCAAGATGAAGCTGTAGAAGTAGCAGATGAAATAATAATAACAAACAAAGGGAAAATAGAGCAAAAAGGAACTCCAGTTGAAATCTATAAAAATCCTAAAACACCATTTGTAGCACAATTTATAGGAGAATCTAATCTTATAGAAGATTACACCAAATTAAAAGGTTTTGAAGATGATGTTAGAGAAACAAAAGCTATAGTTAGACCTGAGTTTATACAATTGGCTAAAAATGATTCTGAAATATTAACTCCTCTTGCAGCTGAAAAAGGAATTGTAAAAGGAACAGCCTTTAGAGGAAGTAATATTGAAGTAGATGTTCAAATTGGAGAGCAGTTATTAAGCGGATACAGAAGCTTAGAAGAAGAACCATTAAAAATTGGAGAAGAAGTTTTGGTTTTAATTCATAGGGTATATGCTTTCAATGATAAAAATGCAAAAGTAATTGAAAATAAAATAAAGACACAAGAGATGTCAGTATTTATTTAA
- a CDS encoding adenylyl-sulfate reductase subunit alpha has product MKIEKLQTDVLIIGGGTAGCYGAITIAENSNKSVIVLDKANIKRSGCLAAGVNALNAYIVKGRKPQDYVDYAKQDAEEIVREDLLLTMSENLNKVTKRLEDFGLVILKDENGEYVARGNRNIKINGENIKPLLANEVTKHLNINVLNGVNAIEYIVEDNEIVGAYAASVHEDIFYVIEAKAVICATGGAAGLYKPNNPGFSRHKMWYSPFNTGAGFAMGIKAGAEMTTFEMRFIALRCKDTISPTGTLAQGVGAEQVNALGEEYQYKYGNTTAQRVYGTVKETLEGRGPCYLKTEGITKKQDEDLMKAYLNMSPSQTLKWIENGKGPSEDNVEIEGTEPYIVGGHTASGYWVDTDRSTTIKGLYAAGDVAGGCPQKYVTGALVEGEIAALAALNYIDGKENKEIKEEVIKDKVNYINKFLNNEKDLFGIDDLEEAMQKVMDTYAGGIGSHYQYNETQLNLAEEKIENLESLSENLKAEDMYELMKVFELKERLTVCKTVIAHLRARKETRWHSFGENLDYPEKDDDKWLKYVNSKFEDGKVKIIFRDLINGGDKYEH; this is encoded by the coding sequence ATGAAAATAGAAAAACTTCAAACTGATGTCTTAATCATTGGTGGTGGGACAGCAGGATGTTATGGAGCAATTACCATAGCTGAAAATTCTAATAAGAGCGTTATAGTTTTGGACAAGGCTAACATAAAGCGAAGTGGCTGCTTAGCAGCTGGTGTTAATGCACTTAATGCGTACATTGTAAAGGGAAGAAAGCCACAGGATTATGTTGATTATGCAAAACAAGATGCAGAAGAAATAGTTAGAGAAGACTTGCTTTTAACAATGTCAGAAAATCTAAATAAGGTTACTAAAAGACTTGAAGACTTTGGACTCGTAATATTAAAAGATGAAAATGGCGAATATGTAGCTAGAGGGAACAGAAATATAAAAATTAATGGTGAGAATATAAAACCATTATTAGCAAATGAAGTTACAAAACATTTAAATATTAATGTTTTAAATGGAGTAAATGCAATTGAGTATATAGTAGAAGACAATGAAATAGTAGGTGCTTATGCTGCATCAGTCCATGAAGATATATTTTATGTAATAGAAGCAAAGGCAGTGATTTGTGCAACAGGAGGAGCAGCTGGATTATACAAACCTAATAATCCTGGTTTCTCAAGACATAAAATGTGGTATAGTCCATTTAATACAGGTGCAGGTTTTGCTATGGGAATAAAAGCTGGAGCAGAAATGACAACTTTTGAAATGAGATTTATAGCTTTAAGGTGTAAGGATACTATATCGCCTACTGGAACTTTAGCTCAAGGAGTTGGAGCAGAACAGGTAAATGCTTTAGGCGAAGAATATCAATATAAATACGGAAATACTACAGCTCAAAGAGTATATGGAACAGTTAAAGAGACTTTAGAAGGAAGAGGGCCTTGTTATTTAAAAACTGAAGGAATAACAAAGAAACAAGATGAAGATTTAATGAAGGCATATCTTAACATGTCTCCAAGCCAAACTTTAAAATGGATTGAAAATGGCAAGGGACCAAGTGAAGATAATGTTGAGATAGAAGGTACTGAACCATATATTGTTGGAGGTCATACAGCAAGTGGATATTGGGTTGATACTGATAGAAGCACAACAATTAAAGGTCTTTATGCAGCAGGAGATGTAGCAGGAGGATGTCCACAAAAATATGTAACTGGAGCTTTAGTTGAAGGTGAAATAGCAGCGTTAGCAGCTTTAAATTATATAGATGGAAAAGAAAATAAAGAGATTAAAGAAGAAGTTATAAAAGATAAAGTTAATTATATTAATAAGTTCTTAAATAATGAAAAAGATTTATTTGGTATTGATGACTTAGAAGAAGCTATGCAAAAAGTAATGGATACTTATGCTGGTGGAATAGGAAGTCATTATCAATATAATGAGACGCAATTAAACTTAGCTGAAGAAAAAATAGAAAACCTTGAATCTTTAAGTGAAAATTTAAAAGCTGAAGATATGTATGAGTTGATGAAAGTCTTTGAATTAAAAGAGAGACTAACAGTTTGTAAAACTGTTATAGCTCACTTAAGAGCAAGAAAAGAAACTAGATGGCATAGCTTTGGAGAAAACCTAGATTATCCAGAAAAAGATGATGACAAATGGTTAAAGTATGTTAATTCTAAATTTGAAGATGGAAAAGTAAAAATAATCTTTAGAGATTTAATAAATGGTGGTGATAAATATGAGCATTAA